TGATGCACAACATTTGTAAAAGTATGATGCAATAAATTATGTTGTACCTTCCAGTTATCTACCGAACCTCCTACCAATGTAAGTGTATTTCCCAATAATTTATTTATCCATTCTGAACTAGAATATGCACCATGATTAGCATCATGCATTACACTCATTCCAATTCCTGCCATACTCAATCCCATTATTGTCCATAAAATAGTTGAAACAATATAAATCGGATTGTATATCAAAATATAGACAAAAGGCAAAATATAGCCAGATAATAGAATAATTGTTTTTATTACCATACCTGTATTGGCATTTTTACTAATATTGTTGGTCGTAAAATAATCATCTACTCTTTGTTTGAGAGTAGGAAAGAACAAATTTTTAGACTGAGGCTTAAATTTTACGTAATTCTTCATAGTTGGTAATTTTTACAAGATTAGTAGTTACTACTTGTGTTATGCAAATTTAGTCTTTTAGTGATAGACTTTAGAGAAATATTTTATTTCTTTCTGAAATAACTTTAAATAAAGAATTCTCAAAGAGTTTTATAAATTTGTGAGTAATTGAGTAAAACATAACTATAAGTCGGAATTAGATAATAACAGTAATTTTTTACGAATCAAAAAAATAGCGATATTTCAAGTAATCATTCAAAATAATGACTCTGATAGAAAAACTAGACCAATTAGACAAACAACTTTTACTATTTTTAAATGGACTTCACCATCCTTTTATGGATGATCTGATGTGGTATATTTCTTTAAAATATACTTGGATTCCTATTTATTTAGGGTTAATTTTTATTTTGTATAAACTTTTCGGCATTAAGCATTTCTGGAAAATTGTTTTAGGGATTCTTATCTCAATAGCTTTGGCAGACCAATTTGCATCTGGCTTTTGTAAACCTTTTTTTGAGCGTTTACGTCCTTCACACAGTCCAGAAATAGAAAACCTAGTTTATATTTTAAGAGATTATAGAGGTGGAAAATATGGTTTTATTTCTTCTCATGCTTCTACTACTTTCAGTATTGCTTTCTTTATTTTTTTGGCTTTAAAACGATTTTCAAAACTGCTTTGGGTAAAAATTCTGCGTTATGCTTCTCTTTTTTGGGCTTTACTTGTGGCTTATTCTCGTGTATATTTGGGAGTGCATTATGTGGGCGATATTGTAGCTGGAGCAATAGCAGGAATTTTGATAGCTTGGTTTGTTTTTTGGATATATACAGTATTAGAGAAGCGTTTTTCAGTACCTTTACAAAAAACTTCAGATAGCTTTTTGGAATAAAAAAACTTTGCTAAGTATCTAAGGAATATAAAATGAATAAATTTACACTTTGAAAAATTCACGCATTAATAAACAGGGTTAAAACCCTGTTCAATTAAAAAACTACTTTTTGTGATTTTTTACTAAAGATATGTTTTCAAAAATACGCTATGAATTATAAATTGGACAGGGTTTCAACCCTGTTTTATAGATAGCTAAAAATGTAAATATTTTTTTTTAGTCTTCCTAATAGAATTCCAACAATTAAAACAAATAATTAATTAATGAAAAATTACGCCTTACTCCTCGCTTTACTTTCTTCTCTGTTTCTTTCTAGCAGTTTATTTTTTTCTTGTAAATCTGCCAAAACAGATAGCTTTTTCGAATTGAAATATGCCAAATCAGCTTGTAAAGGTCAATGTCCTGTTTTTGATATGACAATTAAAGAAGATCAAATGGTTGTTTTTAATGGCAGACAATATACAACTATTATTGGAATCGTTCAGATAAAATTATCTGATGAAAAATATCAAAAACTTCAACAATTAATCAAAGAAAGTCAGTTTTTAGAAACTGAGGCAATTGGCTATAACCGTGCTTTTGATATTCCCATTACTACATTAGAAATTACGAAAGGGGAAAAAGTCAAAAAACAAGTCATGTATATAGAGAAACCTGAAAATTTAGAACCTCTTTTAAATTTTTTAGACCTGTTAGTTCTTGAATTACAATCAGATAGCAAGACAAATTAATTTATCTCATAATAAATGTGAAAACTGTACTGTTTTTGATAGTTATAGTAATATTCTACAGCAGGGCTTTCTTATAAAAAAAGAAAAATGCTGTTGTTGGTGTTTTAGCGACACCAACAACCACAACTTGATAACAGAAATAGTTTTTATAAGAAAACCCTGTATTCTATAGTTTTATATAATTGTAGAATATTCTTTTTTATTATTTTATCTATTATTTTTATATGAAACAATTCAACTTTTTAATCATTGCTTTTTTATTTTTTATTTCTTTTTCAGCTTTTGCGCAAGATACCACAAATGTAACCACAGACGGAATTGCTACTGTTCCAGTTGAGGAAGTTAAAATTTGGGAGAAAAAAGGATCATTTTCTGGAACGTTCTCAAATGTTGGACTAAGTAACTGGGCAGGGGGTGGACAAAGTTCAATTGCCTTAGGTGCAATTCTGAACTTAAATGCAACAAGAAAAACTGAAAAATCTACGTGGGCAAATATTTTGACTGTTCAATATGGAATGGCAAGAATAGGAAAAAGTGATTTTAATTTATTCAAAAAAACAGATGATAATTTTCAATTTGATTCTAAATACAGTTATAATTTGGGTAAAGATTGGAGCAGTGGAACATCAATGAGCTTTCGTACTCAGATGGCACCTGGTTATTTTTTTGACAGAGACTCTTTAGGAGAAGAAAAACAAGGACAGCTTATTTCAAACTTTCTTTCACCTGGATATTTGCTTTTTGCTACTGGTATTCGTTATGAAACTAAGATTTTTAATATGCGTTACTCTCCTTTGGCTGCCAAATTTACCTTTGTAATGAATGATTCTTTAGCTAATATTGGAGCTTTTGGAGTAGAAAAAGGACAGAATATTCGTTCCGAATTTGGTTCTAACTTTGATGCTTCTCTTAGCTATGATGTAATGGAAAATGTAAAACTGAGTTCGACACTAAACCTTTTTGCTAATTACGAACATATCACACAAATAGATGTAAACTGGGAAAATTTGATTGTATTTAAGATAAATAAATATCTTACCACTAGTTTTTCTACTCAACTGATTTATGACCATGATATTTTAATTCCACAAGAAGGTGTAGATGAGGCTTCTAAAAGAGCTATTCAGTTTAAGCATGTGTTGAATATTAATGTAGGATATACCTTTTAGATAAACTAGATTTTATTCATCTGAACTAGATTCTTCATCATGGTTTGAGTTGTTTAGGATAGACACACAAAATCTATTCTTAAACAACTTTTACATCTTCAATATTTAATTAAAACTCCAAATAAGGAATAAGTTTGGTCAGCTTTTCTTCTTCTATTGCTCTTGAGTTTTTAATATCTTCTATCGTTTTATAATTTCCATGTTGTTTTTTGTACTTTAATAAAATGCTGGCAGCTTTTACATTTATGTACGAATGACTTTTTAGTGTTTCATAATTGGCAGTATTGATATTTATTTTCTTGACTTTAAAAGAAGAGTGGATAAAAGCATATTTGAGAAGTTCCTCAAAGGCTTCTGGTGAAAGCCCATACACTTCTTGCACTTGATTCAGAGAATGAAAACCACCAATGGCATCTCTAAAATGTTCTATTCGGACAGATGTTTTTTCCCCTATTCCTCTTATTTGTTTTAATATTGATGTGTCGGCTGTATTTATATCAAATTTTGATGTGACTTTTCGAACATACTTTTTATACTCTTTTTTCTCATAATTAGAAGTATAATTATTTACTGATTTGTCTTTATCATAATCCGTGTTCTTATATTTTTTATAATTGTATTTATTCTTGTCATTAGACGCATATTTTTGCTTGTAATATTCTTTTCTATTTACGGAATCAGGCAAATCTATATAGTTTTTCAACCTTTCATACTCCTCTTTTGGAAATCCATTAAAGTTAGCTAAATCATTTTTTTGTAAAAAAACATACTTTTTATTAACTGCATTTACTACCCTTTTAGCTACCCAAGGCTTTACCCCCATCGCTTGCCATTGTGCAATCGATAATTTATTAGGATTGAAAAGTTTAATTTCTAACATTGCTAGCTTGGTTTCTCTATCTAAAGGCTGTTGCATTTCCAAAACAGCTAATAAACTATCTGCCTTTTCAGCTTGTAGTTCTGTTAGTTCCTTGTCTATTTCATCTGCACTTTGTACTCTTTCCCAAACTATCATAAACATAGGAAAAAAAAGAATAACCGATAAAACGACCATTCCATTTGCTTCTCGTTGTGTAAAGTTTGTATTATTCTTTACTAGCTCAGAAAATTCGACTCTTATATTCCTTATAAATTGCATCATTTTTTTATGATTTTTAGTTTCCGAAATATAAGAGTTTTATTCTAATAATTCATTATTTTAACATAATTGTTATCATTATTTTTATATCTAGTTGTGATAATAGATTAAAATTCAGTAAAAATAACGTAATTATCAACATACGTAGCTGATACAAGATTAATTACCTTGAGCTGTACATATAAAAATTCAAATAACACAATATTCTAAAAATTTTTCACAAAAAAACCGAAATTTAATTTTGATTGAATTTCGGTTTCTATATTAATCCTTCTTTAAATGTCAATGCTTAACTATTAACCTAAATAAGGTTTCAAAGCCTTGCTACGTGTTGTATGACGAAGGCGACGAATAGCTTTTTCTTTAATCTGACGAACACGCTCACGAGTAAGATTGAATTTCTCTCCAATCTCTTCTAAAGTCATTGGATGTTCTCCATTAAGACCAAAATAATATGTAATTACATCAGCTTCACGAGGAGTAAGAGTCGATAATGCTCTCTGAACTTCACGACGAAGTGAATCATTCATAAGCTCAGAATCTGGTTTGTCTTCTGTATCATTTTCCAAAACATCAAGAAGTGTATTATCTTCTCCCTGTACAAATGGAGCATCCATTGATACATGACGACCTGAAATTTTGAGTGTATCAATTACTTCTGCTGGCGTAATTTCCAACTCATCAGCTAATTCTTCTGGAGAAGGCTCACGTTCATAACGTTGTTCTAGTTCAGAAAATGTCTTTGATATTTTATTAAGCGAACCTACACGGTTTAGAGGCAAACGAACGATACGAGATTGTTCTGCCAATGCTTGTAGAATTGATTGACGAATCCACCAAACAGCATACGAAATAAACTTAAAACCACGAGTTTCATCAAAACGTTGTGCAGCTTTGATAAGACCTAGATTTCCTTCATTGATAAGGTCACCCAAAGAAAGTCCTTGATTTTGATATTGTTTTGCAACAGATACCACAAAACGCAAATTGGCTTTTGTCAATCTTTCTAATGCGATTTGGTCGCCATCACGAATACGTTTTGCTAATTCTACTTCTTCATCAGGTGTAAGTAAATCAACTTTTCCAATCTCTTGGAGATATTTATCTAGTGATTGACTTTCTCTGTTGGTTATCTGTTTGCTAATTTTTAGTTGTCTCATCTATTGTGGTTTCCTATGATAAAAGGTGGGCAATATTTTTATATATTAAATACGTTTTTATGGCGTTTGTGTATAAAAACTGGATAGTTATGTATAACTTTTTTCTATAATCTTTAGTAGATTTGTATATAAATCTTTCTTAAGATGCTAAAATAGAACGCATTAGAAAGCCTTTTGTTTCAATATAAGTTCAAATTTAGTCAATAAAACAGAAAGTTAATACGTATTTTTTAGTAAATAAGTTTTGATAAATGTATAGCAAAAATCGTTCTAAAAAATGACTATAAGTCTAATTTACAAATAGTCAGATGTAAGAGTAAATTAATAATTTAGCAATCTAAACAACTAAAAAAATAAATTTCACGAAATAATATATTGAAATAATTCTATTTTCAATATAATATTTTTCATTTTGTAAATAAAAATTCTTTCTTTTTGTAAGGATTAGTGACCTATTTTTATTTTTTATCAAAATCTACTTGAAAAAGAAAACTCACACTTAAATTGTCATAATTTAAGTGTGAGTTAGAAATTCTATTTTAGAATAAACAACCCTTCTTGTCGGTGTCTCTTCACTAACAGAACACTATTTTATTTACAACAAATTAGTTATTTCTACGAGGTGGACGAGAATCTCTTCCTCCTCCTCTACTGTCTCTACCATTGCCACGGCTTCCTCCACGGTCATTTCCTCCTCTGTCATTGCTTCTATCACGAGGTGGACGTTCTTCGTAGCCTTCTGGTTTAGGCAATAATACTTTTCTTGATAAACGGAATTTACCAGAACGTTGGTCTACTTCCATTAGTTTTACTTGTACTTCTTCGCCTTCCTCTAAAACGCCTTCCATTGATGGCAAACGCTCCCAAGTAATTTCAGAAATATGAAGCAAACCTTCTTTTCCTTTCATAAACTCTACAAAAGCACCAAATTCAGTAATTTTTTTAACTGTTCCTTCGTATACTTTCCCTTCTTCTGGTGGTGTTACAATCTCTTCAACGATATTTTTAGCAGCTTCTAGTTTATTTTTGTCAGTTGCAAATATAGAAATACGTCCTGCATTATTTACTTCTTCAATCGTAATTGTTGCACCTGTTTCACGCTGAATTTCTTGAACAATTTTTCCTCCAGGTCCGATAACAGCACCAATAAGTTCACGAGGAATAATAATTTGATGAATACGTGGAGCGTGATCTTTCATTTCTACACGAGCTTCTGTCATCGTCTTATTCATTTCTCCCAAAATGTGCATACGACCTTCTTTTGCTTGCAATAAGGCTTTGTGCAATACTTCATACGAAAGTCCATCAATTTTGATGTCCATTTGGTAGGCTGTAATTCCATTTTCTGTTCCTGTCAGTTTAAAGTCCATATCTCCTAGATGGTCTTCATCTCCCAAAATATCAGAAAGAATAGCAAATTTTCCTGTTTCACTGTCAGAAATCATTCCCATAGCAATACCAGAAACAGGCGATTTAAGTTTTACACCTGCATCCATAAGAGCCAACGAACCAGCACAAACAGTAGCCATAGAAGACGAACCATTTGATTCTAAAATATCAGAAACTACACGCACTGTATAAGGATTGTCTTCATAAGAAGGCAAAATATTTTTCAATGCACGCATAGCCAAATTTCCATGTCCTACTTCACGACGACCAGGTCCACGATTCGGACGAGCTTCACCAGTAGAAAATGCAGGGAAATTATAGTGTAAAATAAAACGATTGTAACCAGAGTTCATTGCTCCATCAATCATTTGTTCGTCTAGTTTTGTACCTAGAGTAACTGTTGTAAGTGATTGAGTTTCGCCACGAGTAAAGACAGCAGAACCGTGAGCTGAAGGCAAATAATCAACCTCTGACCAAATAGGACGTACTTCATTTGTTTTTCTTCCATCCAAACGTGTTCCTTCATCTAATACAAAGTTACGAGCAGCTTTTTTGTACATGCTTTTAAAGTATGTACCTACCATTTTCATATCAATTTCATGTTCTTCTGGAAGCGTATCGATATAGGATTGCTTAATAGCTTTCATAGCTTCTCCACGCTCAGATTTACTACGTGAAACGCCTTCTTTCACAGAATCATAAATTGCTTGGTAATACTTCTCATGAAGCATTTTTTCTAATTCTTCATTGCCTTCTGGTTGTAGATGTTCACGCTTTTGGGTGCTTCCAACAGCTTGTTCTAATTCTCTCTGCAAAATACATTGTAACCTAATCGTTTCATGAGCTACTTGAATTGCTTTCAATAAATCTTCTTCTGTTACTTCTTTAGATTCTCCTTCTACCATCATAATATTGTCATACGTTGCAGCGACAATACATTCCAAACTTGCTTCTTCCATTTGAGCAGGCGTTGGATTGATGATATATTCTTCTCCTAATTTGATTACTCGTACTTCTGACATTGGTTCAAGCATAGGCAAATCAGAAACTGCAATTGCAGCCGAAGCAGCAAAACCAGCTAAAGCATCAGGCAAAACTTCCTCATCAGCAGAGATAAGTGAAATCATGATTTGCGTTTCGTTATGATAATTGTCAGGAAAAAGTGGACGGACAGCTCTATCTACAATTCTTGAAATCAAAATTTCATGGTCGGATAATCTTCCTTCACGCTTTAAAAAGCCACCTGGAATACGACCATTAGCAGCAAATTTTTCTTGATAATCAACTGAAAGAGGGAAAAAATCTGTTCCTTCACGAGCTTCTTTTGCGCCTACTACGGTAGCTAAAAGCATTGTATTTCCCATTCTGACAACTACTGCACCACTTGCTTGTTTGGCTAATACGCCTGTTTCTACACTTATTTCTCGTCCGTCGGGGAGAGAAACCGTTTTTATAATCGGATTTGGTTTCATTTACGTTTTTAATTTTTTGTGTTTATTTGTTACGAAGATACAGTTTTTTTTATTATTTCGATTATTTTTTTACACCAAAAAACCCTAAGGGTCTTGAAGACCCTTAGGGTTTAGAAAAAAGAATACAGTAAAAAGATTATTTACGAATACCTAATTCTTTAATGATAGCACGGTAACGCAATACGTCAGTTTTGATTAAATAATCTAATAAACTACGACGCTTACCTACCAATTTCAAAAGACCTAAACGACTAGCGTGATCTTTTTTGTGAACTTTCAAGTGTTCAGTAAGGTAGTTGATACGGTGTGTAAAAAGAGCGATTTGAGATTCTGATGAACCTGTATCTTTTTTACTTTTAGAAAGACTATTTTTTTCAAAAATTTCTTCTTTGTCTGCTGGAGTAAGGTATGCAACTCTTGCCATTTTATTGTGTGTACTTTTGTACGTTGAGTTTGATTAAATGCTAAGGTCAATTCTTTATCACACCATTCAGTCTTAGATTTATATTTTGTGATTTAAAAGCAAATTATTCATTTACTTTTAATTAAATCCAACCTCGGCAATCATCCTTTATAGATAACTGAATGGAGCGCAAAAGTACGCTTTTTTTTTGGGAAATGCAATTTAATAATTTAGCCTTTCTTCTTATTTTTTTGTCTTTCTTTTTTTCTCCTAGCCTTTTGCTCTTTCCTCGTCTCTATAGTACTTACTGAGATGTCAAAGCTGATAGGAACTGACATCCTCACTTTTACTCTTTCTCCTTTATGAATAGCAGGATTCCATTTGGGAGATTCTTGTATTACTCGTACTGCCTCTGCATCAAGTGATGGATGAATAGAATTAATAGCTTTTACATCTACAATATTACCTTCTTTATCTACTGAAAACTGAACCATTACTTTTCCTTTTGCTCTCTCTTCACGAGCTTCTTTCGGATACTGTAAGTTTTTCAATATATATTCATAGAATTTTTCCATACCACCATTAAAAGTTGCAGGAACTTCAACAATAATATCCTCTTCTTTAGAAGAATCTTGTAAAACAAAATTAGTTTGAGATTGAATAATTGTATCAAAATCACTACTTGAAGGAGTAGAAAAAATAAATCCTGTGCTTATAAAAAAAGCAAGAAACAAAACAGAAGCACAAAGAAAATTAGATTTCATATATTTTTTATTTAAACGTTTTTTTAACAAAGATAGGCATAAAATAAAAAAGTCAGAAAACTCAAATTTGAGATTTTTGACTTTTCTATATTACCTATACATTTCGCAGACTAAAGTCCACGCTACAAGAATACATTCGTATTTTACAATTTATAAGCAACACCAAGCATCAGTCCCAAACTTTTCTTTCTAAATCTATCATTATCAAAGGCAAACTTTTTGTCTGTTGTATATTCTGAAAACAAAAAACTAGCTCCTGCATGAAGTCCAATCTTATCATTCAAATCATAGTGAGCATAAATTTCAGAATTGAGACTTCCAATATCGTAATCTCCTGTCAAAAGTAAATTAAAATTTGTAACTGAAGCATTTGAAGTAGTAGCAGAAATATTTTCGCTGTACGAATAAAAAACACTTTCTTGGTCTTTGCCAAAGCTAAAACCAATCGCATCAATATTAAAACCTACACTAAATTTCTTAGAGAATTTGTACATTAAAAAAATAGAAGCATTGAGAGAGTTAGTTTGTGCATTAGGTAAAAATAAAGTATCTAACTTTTCTTCATTTTGAGGTTTGAAAAAATTACCTTCCGAAACATCTGCAGGGGCAGTTACATAATCTCCATCTTTGCCAAAATAAGAAGTAAAATGAACACCATAACCCACATAAAAACGTTTTTTAAAAGCCACAGGATAAAGACGAGAATAAGCAAAAGCTCCCGAAAATCCGTCTTGATAAACTCCTACTGAAAGGTTAAAATCAGAATAAATCTGATTCAAATTAGTTTGTTTTATTTCTGTATTGTCTTGAGCATGACTGTAATTAGAAAATAATACTAAAACAAGTATAAAAATAAAGGACATAAAAAAGGGTACTTTTTTCATAAAAGAAGCATCTAAAATTAAAATAAATAAATAGTAATTGAATTATCTTTTCCCTTTTTTTCTAAAAATACAAATTTTTATCTACTATCAAAATCATTATCTATCATATTCTCTAGCAATTCCTGTTCCTATCCACATCATCAAACAAAACAGAATAGGTATGGATAAAAATCCTAATGCGATATTATTCAAATAAACAATTACAAAACAACTTACTACCGTAGAGATTAAAATTGAAAATAGTCCAAACATTATTTTTCGTGGACTAACTCCCTTTTTTTCTTTTTTATACGTGATTTGCTTTTTGTTTTGGATTAATTTTACTTGGTTATTACTTATTACTAAAGACTTTTGAAATGGAATTTCCTTCAATGTATTGGATTGACCACAATGTTGTTGCCCAATATAAAGCCAAGAGTCTATCAAAAATGCTGATTTACAAGTTGCACAAATTACAATTTGGTCATTTTCTTGAAGCTTATCGCCTGAAATTGGATCGTTTCTTTTTTGTTCTATAAAGTTGTCATGTAATTTTTTCTGTAAGGTATGAATATAAAGCATTTTTGTATAAAATAAGTTTGAATTATACACTTGCAAGCCAATTTCAGAAATTAGAATAAATTTTTGTGGTGTTGTAAAAAGTATGATAAGTTATTTGCTTGTTGGTGTCGCTT
This is a stretch of genomic DNA from Bernardetia sp. MNP-M8. It encodes these proteins:
- a CDS encoding helix-hairpin-helix domain-containing protein, which translates into the protein MMQFIRNIRVEFSELVKNNTNFTQREANGMVVLSVILFFPMFMIVWERVQSADEIDKELTELQAEKADSLLAVLEMQQPLDRETKLAMLEIKLFNPNKLSIAQWQAMGVKPWVAKRVVNAVNKKYVFLQKNDLANFNGFPKEEYERLKNYIDLPDSVNRKEYYKQKYASNDKNKYNYKKYKNTDYDKDKSVNNYTSNYEKKEYKKYVRKVTSKFDINTADTSILKQIRGIGEKTSVRIEHFRDAIGGFHSLNQVQEVYGLSPEAFEELLKYAFIHSSFKVKKININTANYETLKSHSYINVKAASILLKYKKQHGNYKTIEDIKNSRAIEEEKLTKLIPYLEF
- the pnp gene encoding polyribonucleotide nucleotidyltransferase, which translates into the protein MKPNPIIKTVSLPDGREISVETGVLAKQASGAVVVRMGNTMLLATVVGAKEAREGTDFFPLSVDYQEKFAANGRIPGGFLKREGRLSDHEILISRIVDRAVRPLFPDNYHNETQIMISLISADEEVLPDALAGFAASAAIAVSDLPMLEPMSEVRVIKLGEEYIINPTPAQMEEASLECIVAATYDNIMMVEGESKEVTEEDLLKAIQVAHETIRLQCILQRELEQAVGSTQKREHLQPEGNEELEKMLHEKYYQAIYDSVKEGVSRSKSERGEAMKAIKQSYIDTLPEEHEIDMKMVGTYFKSMYKKAARNFVLDEGTRLDGRKTNEVRPIWSEVDYLPSAHGSAVFTRGETQSLTTVTLGTKLDEQMIDGAMNSGYNRFILHYNFPAFSTGEARPNRGPGRREVGHGNLAMRALKNILPSYEDNPYTVRVVSDILESNGSSSMATVCAGSLALMDAGVKLKSPVSGIAMGMISDSETGKFAILSDILGDEDHLGDMDFKLTGTENGITAYQMDIKIDGLSYEVLHKALLQAKEGRMHILGEMNKTMTEARVEMKDHAPRIHQIIIPRELIGAVIGPGGKIVQEIQRETGATITIEEVNNAGRISIFATDKNKLEAAKNIVEEIVTPPEEGKVYEGTVKKITEFGAFVEFMKGKEGLLHISEITWERLPSMEGVLEEGEEVQVKLMEVDQRSGKFRLSRKVLLPKPEGYEERPPRDRSNDRGGNDRGGSRGNGRDSRGGGRDSRPPRRNN
- a CDS encoding energy transducer TonB gives rise to the protein MKSNFLCASVLFLAFFISTGFIFSTPSSSDFDTIIQSQTNFVLQDSSKEEDIIVEVPATFNGGMEKFYEYILKNLQYPKEAREERAKGKVMVQFSVDKEGNIVDVKAINSIHPSLDAEAVRVIQESPKWNPAIHKGERVKVRMSVPISFDISVSTIETRKEQKARRKKERQKNKKKG
- a CDS encoding phosphatase PAP2 family protein, whose product is MTLIEKLDQLDKQLLLFLNGLHHPFMDDLMWYISLKYTWIPIYLGLIFILYKLFGIKHFWKIVLGILISIALADQFASGFCKPFFERLRPSHSPEIENLVYILRDYRGGKYGFISSHASTTFSIAFFIFLALKRFSKLLWVKILRYASLFWALLVAYSRVYLGVHYVGDIVAGAIAGILIAWFVFWIYTVLEKRFSVPLQKTSDSFLE
- a CDS encoding DUF6438 domain-containing protein, whose protein sequence is MKNYALLLALLSSLFLSSSLFFSCKSAKTDSFFELKYAKSACKGQCPVFDMTIKEDQMVVFNGRQYTTIIGIVQIKLSDEKYQKLQQLIKESQFLETEAIGYNRAFDIPITTLEITKGEKVKKQVMYIEKPENLEPLLNFLDLLVLELQSDSKTN
- a CDS encoding RNA polymerase sigma factor RpoD/SigA, which codes for MRQLKISKQITNRESQSLDKYLQEIGKVDLLTPDEEVELAKRIRDGDQIALERLTKANLRFVVSVAKQYQNQGLSLGDLINEGNLGLIKAAQRFDETRGFKFISYAVWWIRQSILQALAEQSRIVRLPLNRVGSLNKISKTFSELEQRYEREPSPEELADELEITPAEVIDTLKISGRHVSMDAPFVQGEDNTLLDVLENDTEDKPDSELMNDSLRREVQRALSTLTPREADVITYYFGLNGEHPMTLEEIGEKFNLTRERVRQIKEKAIRRLRHTTRSKALKPYLG
- a CDS encoding DUF3078 domain-containing protein, encoding MKQFNFLIIAFLFFISFSAFAQDTTNVTTDGIATVPVEEVKIWEKKGSFSGTFSNVGLSNWAGGGQSSIALGAILNLNATRKTEKSTWANILTVQYGMARIGKSDFNLFKKTDDNFQFDSKYSYNLGKDWSSGTSMSFRTQMAPGYFFDRDSLGEEKQGQLISNFLSPGYLLFATGIRYETKIFNMRYSPLAAKFTFVMNDSLANIGAFGVEKGQNIRSEFGSNFDASLSYDVMENVKLSSTLNLFANYEHITQIDVNWENLIVFKINKYLTTSFSTQLIYDHDILIPQEGVDEASKRAIQFKHVLNINVGYTF
- the rpsO gene encoding 30S ribosomal protein S15; the encoded protein is MARVAYLTPADKEEIFEKNSLSKSKKDTGSSESQIALFTHRINYLTEHLKVHKKDHASRLGLLKLVGKRRSLLDYLIKTDVLRYRAIIKELGIRK